Genomic DNA from Catellatospora sp. TT07R-123:
CTTTCCGACGGCCGGGGCGTGGCTGCGCCCCGGCCGTCGGCGTATCCGCTCAGCGCTCGCGCGGCCGGTCCCAGCCCCCGGGCACCGCGTCCGGCACCGTCCACGCCGGGTCCGGTGCGAAGTCGCACCAGGTGCCGTCGAACGGGAACCGCCCCGCCTCGATCAGCTTCACCACGCGCTCGCCCTCGGCCCGTACGGCGGCCTCGTCGGCGACCCAGTAGCCGTCCGGGTAGGCCAGCCGCTCGACGAACTCCTCCTCGTCCTTCCACTGCCAGGACAGGTCGGGGGCGACCACGATGTCGAGGTCCTGGTCGACGATGTCCACCCCCGCTACGTGCCCGTCGTCCCAGCGCACCCCGGACTCCTCCAGGTTCACGTACCACCGGGTGAAACGGCCCTGCTCGTCGCGGAACCACCAGACCGAGTGGTCCTCGCCGCGCGGCAGCCATTTGAGCAGGCTGGGGCCGTTCCAGACGACCTCCCAGAGTTTCGTGTCGGTGACCAGCCACTCCGAGAAGGGCAGCGAGCGCAGGCCGCGGTTGTCCACGGTCTTGCGGTCGAGCATCGGGGCGCCGCGCGGCACCCACAGCAGCAGTCCGCGCTCGTCGTCGGCGACGACGACAGCGGTCTTGAGCAGGCCGATCCGGTGGCCGTGGAAGTGCCGGTGCAGGATCACCCGTCCGGGTTCGAAGCGCATGTGCCAACCTTAATCATCCGGCTTGATTGATTAAGTTGCTGACATTAGAGTCGGACCGTCACAGGCAAGAAGTGGCCTTTCCCGGCCCGCCGGTGGCCGCGACCGAGGATCCCGGCGCGGGCACCAAGGCGGGACTGGCTGGTCCTCGTCCGGGCGACCGGGCCGGAGGCGACGAGCTGACCAGACCTGAGTAACGACCCTGTTCACCGAACTCAGAAGGCGGAAGGGATGTCCATGCCCTTCAACCCCGGCCGCATGCCCAAGATCGACGAAGACATGACCTCGCTGTCGAACCATGTCGGCCAGATCGCCGAAACCCAGCTCAAGCACACCGCGATGCTGGAGCGCCACACCGTCTACCACCGCGAGCACCGCACCGAGCTGGCCGCCATCCGCACCGAACTCGCCGAGTTCAGGCATGTGGTCGAGACCCGTTTCCTCACCCTGGAAGACGACGTCACCGGGCTCAAGACCGACATGGCTGACGTGAAGCAGACGCTGGCCGTGATCCTCTCCAGGCTGCCGGAGCAGCGGACGGCCTGAGCATGCACGAAGGGCGGTCGCCGGAGCATTCCGGTGACCGCCCTTCGTCACGTCGTCAGTACGAGCGGGCCAGGATCGCGGTCAGGTCGGGCTCGTCCTGGGAGGCGGGCACCGAGCCGTCGGCGCGGAACAGGCAGCGTACGGTGATCGACTGCTCGTTGGCCTTGGCCTCGCCCTCGACGCCGACCTGCGACCACGGCACCTTCGCCCAGCCGGTCGCCGTCGCGGCGAGCGCGTCGGCGAGGTTGTCCACCTCGACGGTGTTGGCCTCACGCCGGGCCAGCGCCTCGTCGTAGAGCGCCTTCTGGTCGGCCTCCAGCGCGGCGGTGACCGCGCCGACCGTCTCGCCGAGCGAGAGCGGCGTCTTCGAGCCGTCGATGCGGCGCGCCAGCACGACCCGGCCCTCGGCCAGGTCGCGCGGACCGACCTCGATCCGGATCGGGTAGCCCTTGAGCTCGGCGTCGACCGCGCGGCGGCCGAACGGGGTGTCCACGCGGTCGTCCAGCTTGACCCGTACGCCCACGGCGGCCAGGTCGTCGGCCAGCGCCTGCGCGGCGGTGGTGACCGAGCCGTCGGTCTCCTTGACCACGGTGACCAGGACCTGGACCGGCGCGAGCGCGGGCGGGATGCGCAGGCCGTTGTCGTCGCCGTGGCACATGATCAGACCGCCGAGCATGCGGGTCGAGGTGCCCCACGAGGTGGTCCACGCGTACTCGCGCTCGTTGGTGACGCCGGAGAAGGCGATGTCGAACGCCTTGGCGAAGTTCTGGCCGAGCTCGTGCGAGGTGCCCATCTGCAGCGCCTTGCCGTCGCCCATCATCGCCTCCAGCGTGTACGTGCTGGTGGCGCCCGCGAAGCGCTCGCGGTTGGTCTTGCGCCCGAGCACCACCGGGATGGCGAGCAGGTCACGCATGTGGCGCTCGTACACCTCGTGGTGGATCTTCAGGGTGTACGCCTTGGCGTCGGCCTCGGTGGCGTGGGCGGTGTGCCCCTCCTGCCACAGGAACTCCGAGGTGCGCAGGAAGATCCGGGGGCGCATCTCCCAGCGGACCACGTTGGCCCACTGGTTCAGCAGCAGCGGCAGGTCCCGGTAGGAGCCGATCCACTTGGCCATGAACTCGCCGATGACGGTCTCGCTGGTGGGACGCACCACGACCGGCTCGGCCAGCTGCTTGCCACCGCCGTGGGTGACCACGGCCAGCTCCGGCGAGAAGCCCTCGACGTGCTCGGCCTCGCGCTTGAGGTAGCTCTCCGGGATGAACAGCGGGAAGTACGCGTTCTGGGCGCCCGCCGCCTTGATCCGGGTGTCCATGTCGGCCTGCATCCGTTCCCAGATGGCATAAGCCGTCGGTCGGATCACCATGGTGCCGCGGACCGGCCCGTTGTCGGCCAGCTCGGCCTTGGAGATCAGATCCTGGTACCAGCGGGGGAAGTCTTCCGCCCGGGGAGTGAGCACGCGCGCCATAGCGGGCAATCCTACCGGCCGGGTCAGGCGACCACCCGGCCGCGTAGCACGATCCGGCGCGGGGCGAGCAGGGTGCGCATCTCCCTGCGCGGATCGGCGTCGTACACGACCAGGTCGGCCCAGCCGCCCTCGGTCAGGCCGGGGAAGCCGAGCCACTCCCGCGCCCGCCACGAGCCCGCCGCGAGCACGTCCGGCGCGGCCATCCCGGCGGCGTGCAGGCGCAGCATCTCCTGCGCGGCCAGGCCGTGCGCGATGCCGCCGCCGGCGTCGGAGCCGACGAACAGCGGCACCCCCGCCTCGTACGCCGCGCGCACGACGTCGGGGAACCGGTCGCGCAGCGCCCGCATGTGCTTGGCGTAGCCCGGATACTTCGCCTCGGCCCGCGCCGCGATGTCCCCGAACGTCTCAATGTTGATCATCGTTGGGACGAGCGCCGTGCCGCGCCGCGCCATCTCGTCGACCAGGTCGACCGACAGGCCGGTGCCGTGCTCGACGCAGTCGATCCCGGCCCGGACCAGCGTCGCCACGCTGGACTCCTCGAAGCAGTGCGCGGTGATCCGGGCCCCGGCGGCGTGCGCCGCCTCGACCGCCGCCGTCAGCGTGGCGTCGTCCCAGGCGGGCGCGAGGTCGCCGCGGTCGCGGTCGATCCAGTCGCCGACCAGCTTCACCCAGCCCGTGCCCGCGGCCGCCTGCCGGGTGACCTCGGCCACGACCTCGTCGGCGGGCACCTCGACCCCGATCTCGGGCAGGTAGCGGCGAGGCGGGGCCACGTGCCGCCCGGCGCGGGCCAGGCGCGGCACCTCCGGGTCGTCGTCCAGCACCGGGTACGGGAAGGGCGAGCCCGCGTCCCGCAGCGCCAGCACCCCCGCGTCCCGGTCCACCAGCGCCAGCTCTTTGGCCTGCGCGAGACTGGTCACCGGGGCGCCGCCCGGCGCGATGCCGATGTGGCAGTGTGCGTCGACCAGGCCCGGCAGGACGAACCCGCCGTCGCTGACGGTCTGGGCACCGGCCACCGGGGTGAGCGACACCCGGTCGCCGACCAGCCAGATGTCCCGCACCTCGTCCTCGGGAAGCACAACTCCGCGTACGTGCAGCGCCGTCACCATGATCTGCACTGTCCCACACGGGCTGGGCGGGTGCCGCTACCCTGTCGGCCATGTCGCCCCTCCCCCACCTGCGCAGATCCGCGTTCGCCCTGGCCCTGCTGGCGTTCGTGCTGCACACCGCCGACCGGTTCTGGTGGCAGCCGCGCTTCGAACGCCTGAACCTCGCGGTGGACCTCCTGCTGGGCCAGGCGCTGCCGCTCGCGGTGATCGTCGGGCTGACCTGGTGGGTCTTCGGGCGGGTGGTCCGGCCGTACCGGACGGCTCCGGCGGCCTTCGACGTCGAAGCGGGCACCTTCACCGCGCCGTCGGCCCCGGCCGTCGTCGGCTCTCAAGCGATCCTGTGGGGCCTGCTCGCCGCCTACGCCGTTCCCGCCCGGTCCGCCCCCGGCGGCGGCAGCCGCGTGCTGTACCCAGACGGCTCCGACAACATCGCGGGAGTCGTCTTCACCCTGCTGCTCCTGGCGGGCGCCGCGATGTGGCTCTGGCGCGGACCCCGGGTGACGCTGACGCCGCACGGCCTGCGCATCCGGACCCTGCGCACGCGCAGCATCCCCTGGACCGAACTGCTGACCGGCGGTCCGGCCGTGCCCGTGCCCAAGCAGAGCCAGCTGTGGCTGAACCTGTCCCGCCCCGGCGGCGCCGAACGGTGGGTCGCGCTGACGCTGAGCCCGCTGTACGTCGACGGCGCCTTCCTGGCCCGCGCGATCCGCCACTACGCCGAGCACCCCGAGGACCGCGCCGCGATCGGCACCGACGCCGAGCACTCCCGCCTCACCGAGGCGCTGACCGTCCCGGCGGCATGAGTCCCGCACACCGTCCACACCTCATACGGTGTGGGCACACCGTATGAGGTGTGGACTCCAGCACGACTCAGTCGCGGTGCAGCCAGGGCAGTAGGTCGGGGGCGCCGTAGGTCGCGGCCAGGGCGGTGGCGCGGGTGCGGTAGGCGGCCAGTTCGGCGGGGGTGAGCAGTTCCCGTCCGGCGCCGGAGCCGCCGCGGCGGAAGAAGGCAGACCGGCTCTTGAGCACACCCTGGGTGTCCGGCACGAGCCGGTCGGCTCCGGCGCGCATACGGTCGAAGGTGGCCGCCTCGACCAGCGACGGCCACAGCCGCTCCGGCACGGCGATGTCCAGCCGGGCCGCCAGCGCGCGCATCTGCCCGCCGAGGTCGGCGAGCAGGTCGTCGTAGTGCACCAGCACGATGTTGGGCTGGTCGCGGCGGCGCCAGGCGTCGGCCAGGTGCCAGATGACGCCGGGCAGCGAGTCCATCTCCTCGCGCGGGTCGGCTTCGCGGGTGGCCCAGCGCAGCAGCGCCTCATGCTCGGTGCGCCGCGGCCGGAGCGGCTCGGACGGGTCGGGCTCGGGCTGGCCGGTGAGCTCGCGCAGGCGTACGCGGTCGAGGTTGTCGCTCTGGTGATGCAGCGACACCGCCAGGTCCAGCGGATGCCGGGCGACCACGACGTACGTGCACCGCTGATGCAGCGGGACGCCGTCCAGCGGCGTGTGGGTCTTGATGAAGCGGCGGTGCGGCTGCGCCGCGAGCTCGGCGTACACCTCGTCGGCCGGGGCGATCAGCCAGTCCAGCCAGGGCGACAGCTCGGCCAGCGGGGCGGGCAGGTCGGGGGTCTGGAACACCAGCAGGGCGCAGATCATCTGCATCCAGGTCGTGCCGCTCTTGGAACGGGTGCTGATCACGATGTCGCCGGGCCGGGGCGGGAAGCCGAGCCAGCGGGCACTGTCCTCCTCGGACGAGCGGTAGCGCAGTGGTTGATCAGGCATGACGCCGAGATTAGTCGATCATTCACGGTTCACCCGAACGAGTAAACCTTGCCTTGTTCGAACACGTGTTCGATAATGGATGCATGGCGGGGCGCCGGGGCAGCTGAGTGATGGCAGTCAGCATCTGCACCGACGCCTCACCGTTGGCGATTTGAGGCATCGCCGACGAACTGCATCGATCCAGTGCAGACGAAGACCGCCGTCCCCCGGCGCGCGTGGCGCGCACAAGCCCTCGGGGGGCGGCGGTCTTCGTCGTACCCGCTACTTGTCCTTGTCGCCCTTCATCAGCTTGCCGAAGTCGAGCTTCGGGGCCTTGAAGGCGCCGCCGCTCTGGCCGCCGAGCTGC
This window encodes:
- a CDS encoding DUF402 domain-containing protein, which translates into the protein MRFEPGRVILHRHFHGHRIGLLKTAVVVADDERGLLLWVPRGAPMLDRKTVDNRGLRSLPFSEWLVTDTKLWEVVWNGPSLLKWLPRGEDHSVWWFRDEQGRFTRWYVNLEESGVRWDDGHVAGVDIVDQDLDIVVAPDLSWQWKDEEEFVERLAYPDGYWVADEAAVRAEGERVVKLIEAGRFPFDGTWCDFAPDPAWTVPDAVPGGWDRPRER
- the proS gene encoding proline--tRNA ligase — encoded protein: MARVLTPRAEDFPRWYQDLISKAELADNGPVRGTMVIRPTAYAIWERMQADMDTRIKAAGAQNAYFPLFIPESYLKREAEHVEGFSPELAVVTHGGGKQLAEPVVVRPTSETVIGEFMAKWIGSYRDLPLLLNQWANVVRWEMRPRIFLRTSEFLWQEGHTAHATEADAKAYTLKIHHEVYERHMRDLLAIPVVLGRKTNRERFAGATSTYTLEAMMGDGKALQMGTSHELGQNFAKAFDIAFSGVTNEREYAWTTSWGTSTRMLGGLIMCHGDDNGLRIPPALAPVQVLVTVVKETDGSVTTAAQALADDLAAVGVRVKLDDRVDTPFGRRAVDAELKGYPIRIEVGPRDLAEGRVVLARRIDGSKTPLSLGETVGAVTAALEADQKALYDEALARREANTVEVDNLADALAATATGWAKVPWSQVGVEGEAKANEQSITVRCLFRADGSVPASQDEPDLTAILARSY
- a CDS encoding amidohydrolase family protein, with the translated sequence MVTALHVRGVVLPEDEVRDIWLVGDRVSLTPVAGAQTVSDGGFVLPGLVDAHCHIGIAPGGAPVTSLAQAKELALVDRDAGVLALRDAGSPFPYPVLDDDPEVPRLARAGRHVAPPRRYLPEIGVEVPADEVVAEVTRQAAAGTGWVKLVGDWIDRDRGDLAPAWDDATLTAAVEAAHAAGARITAHCFEESSVATLVRAGIDCVEHGTGLSVDLVDEMARRGTALVPTMINIETFGDIAARAEAKYPGYAKHMRALRDRFPDVVRAAYEAGVPLFVGSDAGGGIAHGLAAQEMLRLHAAGMAAPDVLAAGSWRAREWLGFPGLTEGGWADLVVYDADPRREMRTLLAPRRIVLRGRVVA
- a CDS encoding sulfotransferase domain-containing protein encodes the protein MPDQPLRYRSSEEDSARWLGFPPRPGDIVISTRSKSGTTWMQMICALLVFQTPDLPAPLAELSPWLDWLIAPADEVYAELAAQPHRRFIKTHTPLDGVPLHQRCTYVVVARHPLDLAVSLHHQSDNLDRVRLRELTGQPEPDPSEPLRPRRTEHEALLRWATREADPREEMDSLPGVIWHLADAWRRRDQPNIVLVHYDDLLADLGGQMRALAARLDIAVPERLWPSLVEAATFDRMRAGADRLVPDTQGVLKSRSAFFRRGGSGAGRELLTPAELAAYRTRATALAATYGAPDLLPWLHRD